A segment of the Lusitaniella coriacea LEGE 07157 genome:
CATCTGCATAACCCGCTTGAGCCGCTTCCATCAAAGGGGTCCATCCATCATCTTCAGCCAAAATATTGGGGTTGGCTCCTAATGCTAAAAGAGTGCGAATGATTTCGACTTGTCCTGTTAAAACAGCAGTATGAAGTGCCGTTACGCCATCTTCATCAAAAGCATTGATATTAGTTCCTTTAGCCGTTTCTCGAATTGCTTCAATATCACCTTCTGTTACAGCAGAAATCAAATTTCGGATTAATTTATTTTGCCTTCTTTCTTTGCGACGAATACCGTCAGGAAGGATTTGTTTGGCATAATTCTTCCGCTCAGATTCGACAGTTAGGGGAAATAAATAGTCAAAAACCTCTTGATGCCCGTTGTAAGCCGCTAGTTTCAAAGCAGTTTGTCCATCGTGATTAATATAGTTAACATCAGCACCCGAACTCACTAGCGCCTGAACAAAGTCTAATCTTCCTCGAAGAGATGCTGTCATTAAAGAAGTGATATCACTTGAATTTTCTAAATTGACGCTCGAACCGGCTTCAAGCAAAACTTGAAATAACTGTATATCTTCTCAATTAATAGCAGATGAGAGAGGTGGCTCCTCACCGCCAATACTGGGATCTGCTCCAATATTGAGCAATAATTTGACAATTTCTAAATTGCCTCTGCTAACAGCCAATCCTAAAGGAGTAAAATCCCAAAATGTGAGTTGGAAATCTGCACCAGAATCTAGTAAAAGTCGAACTGTTTCGACTTGCTTTAAATCAATGGCTTGTATTAAAGGAGTAGTACTGTACTCATCGCTATATTCATTGATAATGTCAAAACGATTGATAATTTTTTTTATTTTGGACACATCATAATCAACAATAGCGTGACAAAGCTGAGATATAACTTTCAAAATTACTCCTAGGCTAAAAGTAGCCATTGAATCAGTTAGGTTTCCTGTTGTAGAAGTAGGGTGGGCAATGCCCACCAGTCTCTACTCCATACCACTTCCGAAAGTATCTCCTTTAAGGGTTTCGATTGTGCGTCCAGCTGTGTTTTCAATCTTCGTAAAGATATCTCCAAGTATCCATCTGTTCTGGATTGTACCTCTGAAAAATCTTCTTAAATTTTTCTAGGTCTTTCTCTACATGATAATCGCCAGCCTTTTCATCAAAACACATATAATAAGCCCCTGTCTCGTAACATTCCCAACTGGTTAATATTAAGCTCGTTAAACTAGCGGTATACATGACAGGTTCTTCTCCGACAAACACGCACCAAACAGGAGAATCATTTTCGCGATCGCAAATGATATAATAAAAATCCTTTCCATTCCCTTGCAAAAGGGGAAGTATATGGCTAGACGAGGAAATTTTTTCTCCTCTCATCCAGTTACAGTCAGCAAGTTCAATGGCTCTTTCTGGAGGATGTAGAAACACATTAGGCTCTAGTTCAAGGTATCCATTGGAAGAACGGTAAACTTCTCGAATTTCTCGAGGAAGAATAAAGGGAAGATTTTGAATGAGTCTGTCAATTTTTGAATCGCCTAAACCCGGACGTAAATCAGCAATTGATTCAGGGTTATTAACTCGCAGCCAGTCGGAAATTTTTTCTAAAGATTCTGTGAGTAGAGACATATTTTATTGAATCTTTACCTAAAGAAACTATTTATAGCGTTTCTCGTTCTGGTGAGTACAGCTTTAACACCAAAAGACTTGATATACAAAGGGTTAATGTACCTAAATTACACGGGAAACGCTAGATGTTACGGGGTCGCCAAAATGAATTGGGGAGTTCGGGGATTGAAATAACTCCATACCACTTCCGGAAAACATCTCCTTTGACAACACCGGCACTTCTTAGATTTTTATCGTTCATTAGAAGTAGGGTGGGCAATGCCCACCCTACTTCTCGCTTCGTGATTTCCCAAGCAAGGAATTCCTTGAATTAGAGTATCACGAGATAGTGTTGCCTCATGGAGAGAGCCATTTTGAAAAAAATCAACATCCTCACTCAAAATATCTAAGCCATTAATCAAACTCCTCGACTTATTAAAACAATAATCAAGCACCAAAAATATTGACGACAAACAAAATAACATTGTCTTTAACTGCTCTTTTTTGCATATCTTTGAGAGTGGCTGCTACATAGGTTGATCGGGGTTAACGAACCACTAGGGCGTGAGTTCTTCCAAAGTACGGATAATTGCAGGCGTTGCCGCATCTTCGGGTTTGGGGGCTGGCTTACCTGCTTTTTCCGGAAAAAGCTGTTCAAAGGCTTGTTCGAGAGTGTTGGCGATGACAATGCGATTATCGTAGGCAACAATCACCCGCACTAAAGTGGGCAAACCATTTTGCTCCGCTTCGAGGTAGAGAGGTTCGACGTAAAGGAGAGATTGTTCGATAGGAATGACCAGCAAGTTGCCCTGAATCGCTTTCGATCCCTGCGTGTTCCATAGGGAGATAAGCTGTGAAATCACGGGGTCTTGATTGATTAAGGCTTCAATCTGTCCGATCCCGTAGACGAGTTTCTGTTTGGGAAATTGGTAGAGCAAGAGTTTGCCGTAGCTGTCGCCGTCAGAACGCGCCGCTAGCCAAGCGATGAGGTTGGGGCGGGCTGTTGGAGTGAAGGGTTGCAGAAGGACAAATTCTTCGTTATTTTCGCTGGGCAACTTCATAATCAGATGGTACGGCTTGACTGGTTGCCGTTCGGTTCCGTAGATTTCTTGGGGAATTTGCCATTGATCTTCTCGGTTGTAAAACACTGTCGGATCGATCATGTGGTAGGTCAGCAATCGTTCGGATTGGACGTTGAGGAGATCGGCGGGGTAACGCAGGTGCGCTCTCAGATTGGCAGGCATTTCCTGAAGGGGTTTGAACATTTGAGGAAAGATTTGCTGCCAGCTTTGAACGATGGGGTCTTCAGAGTCGGCGACGTAAAAGCTAACATCGCCGTTGTAAGCGTCGATAATCACTTTGACGGAGTTGCGAATGTAGTTGAAGGAGTAGTCGCCGGGATTGGAGTAGGGATAGCGAGCGCTTGTGGTGTAGGCATCAATAATCCAGTAGAGGTAGTTGGGGGGCGAACCTTCGGGGGGATTGCCCGCATCGACGCTGACTAAATAGGGATCGAGGTCGTAGCGGAGGAAGGGCGCGATCGCGCGCAGGCGGCGTTTGAGGTCGCGACGCAGGAGAATACGGGTATCGGGTTGAAAGTTTTCTGTAAAAAGCATCTGCCAGTCTTTGAGAAACTCAGCAAATAACAATCGGCGAACCCCAGAACCCAAAAGAATCCCCCCCGTTCCCTGATAGGTGGTGTAAACATTCTCATTACCACTGGGAAAGTCTAATTCCGAGGCTCTGGTAGGGGTCATGATGTAATTGGCGGTCAGTTCCCCGTAGTAGATGCGCGGGTTAGCAATCGGAATACTCTGTGCCACGCGATCGTCCGCCACAAGCAACTGTCCCTCTTTTTCTGCCGTTCCAATATCTTGAACGAGATAATCGGGCAATCCCCCCTCTCCCACGCGATTGACGGGACTGACGGTAAACCCATAGCCGTGGGTGTATGCCAAATGTTTGTTCACCCAGGTTTTTGCCTCGTCGGGAACCAAATTGTAGTCCAATTCCCTAGCGGCAATAATCACCTGTTGCTTCATCGGTTGAGGCTGAGGATCGAGTTGCAGGGTGTAGCGATCGACATCCGCAGAGGGAAAGCTGTAGTAGAGGCGAATTTGCTGGAGTTGGCGCAGGGTGGTGAGAATCGGGCGAGTATCCCAAAGACGGATATTATCAATCGTTTGTTCGTGTTCTTCCAGTTTTGCTAGGGTGAGTTGCGCTTGGGGATTGAAGGTTTGCACTTCAATATGACCGCCATCGAGGGCAAACGCCGCGCGCGTGGCGACGATATTATTTTTAATGTAGGGGGTTTCTCTTGCCAGTTCGTTGGGTTGAACCCCTAAACGCTGGACGAGGGACGGAAAAATCAGACCCGCAAGAATGAGAACGCCGATGTAAAATCCCACAACGCCTCGCAGTTGGGGTTTGGGAAAGATTTTTTCCGGTTGTGTTCCCAAGGTTCTCAAAAATAACCAAATCGCGATCGCGTTGGCAAGAAAAAATAACACGAGTTCTACCGGACGCTGGACGTAAAACTCTGTATAGCCAATGCCATAGACGACTCCTCGATTCGAGTAGAGCAGTTCGTAACGCGCAAACCAATGGTGCAAGGCTTGCACGACCATTCCCAAAGAACCCAATCCTGAGAGGTGGCGCAATTGTACGGGGGAAAAGCCGGGAAATTTTCCTTTAGATAAACTATGACCCGATAGCAAGTAGATGAGCAAACAG
Coding sequences within it:
- a CDS encoding ankyrin repeat domain-containing protein, whose protein sequence is MQLFQVLLEAGSSVNLENSSDITSLMTASLRGRLDFVQALVSSGADVNYINHDGQTALKLAAYNGHQEVFDYLFPLTVESERKNYAKQILPDGIRRKERRQNKLIRNLISAVTEGDIEAIRETAKGTNINAFDEDGVTALHTAVLTGQVEIIRTLLALGANPNILAEDDGWTPLMEAAQAGYADVVNLLIEAGAELENCIEDMTPLMLAADSNALKVAEISIEAGANVNVKNRDGRTALFFAQQGGHTEIIQLLLDSGATEE
- a CDS encoding ankyrin repeat domain-containing protein — its product is MGIAHPTSTTGNLTDSMATFSLGVILKVISQLCHAIVDYDVSKIKKIINRFDIINEYSDEYSTTPLIQAIDLKQVETVRLLLDSGADFQLTFWDFTPLGLAVSRGNLEIVKLLLNIGADPSIGGEEPPLSSAIN
- a CDS encoding SMI1/KNR4 family protein, yielding MSLLTESLEKISDWLRVNNPESIADLRPGLGDSKIDRLIQNLPFILPREIREVYRSSNGYLELEPNVFLHPPERAIELADCNWMRGEKISSSSHILPLLQGNGKDFYYIICDRENDSPVWCVFVGEEPVMYTASLTSLILTSWECYETGAYYMCFDEKAGDYHVEKDLEKFKKIFQRYNPEQMDTWRYLYED
- a CDS encoding UPF0182 family protein, yielding MFLKNRGFRVVVVVLGILLAFDLVATLSVEVLWFEKLGYLSTLLVRLRTQLGLWAIATVGSAVFLASNLVLANRFKWEYPIQWNEADLKALHPGTSRSLIQFPMQLRVLLPLVFALCLLVGFILINCGTLALDIWHPDYNLPNATPNVPPPLSFKAFLETLPAVINQQQTALIGTLSIVAGIIVFLLINPQFCLWAIALGMSLLFGFVVSGNWAQILQSFNAIPFKKTDPIFTQDISFYIYKLPLWQILYFWLGGLFLYGFVACLLIYLLSGHSLSKGKFPGFSPVQLRHLSGLGSLGMVVQALHHWFARYELLYSNRGVVYGIGYTEFYVQRPVELVLFFLANAIAIWLFLRTLGTQPEKIFPKPQLRGVVGFYIGVLILAGLIFPSLVQRLGVQPNELARETPYIKNNIVATRAAFALDGGHIEVQTFNPQAQLTLAKLEEHEQTIDNIRLWDTRPILTTLRQLQQIRLYYSFPSADVDRYTLQLDPQPQPMKQQVIIAARELDYNLVPDEAKTWVNKHLAYTHGYGFTVSPVNRVGEGGLPDYLVQDIGTAEKEGQLLVADDRVAQSIPIANPRIYYGELTANYIMTPTRASELDFPSGNENVYTTYQGTGGILLGSGVRRLLFAEFLKDWQMLFTENFQPDTRILLRRDLKRRLRAIAPFLRYDLDPYLVSVDAGNPPEGSPPNYLYWIIDAYTTSARYPYSNPGDYSFNYIRNSVKVIIDAYNGDVSFYVADSEDPIVQSWQQIFPQMFKPLQEMPANLRAHLRYPADLLNVQSERLLTYHMIDPTVFYNREDQWQIPQEIYGTERQPVKPYHLIMKLPSENNEEFVLLQPFTPTARPNLIAWLAARSDGDSYGKLLLYQFPKQKLVYGIGQIEALINQDPVISQLISLWNTQGSKAIQGNLLVIPIEQSLLYVEPLYLEAEQNGLPTLVRVIVAYDNRIVIANTLEQAFEQLFPEKAGKPAPKPEDAATPAIIRTLEELTP